The region ATCATCCTGTAGGGATCTATATCACCAGTCGATTCCCCCGATTTCAAAATCTCCTTTTTCAGCTCATCGCAGAGAAGGCCTTTTTCCGGCTCCAGCAGATAGCACTCGAGAAGTCCCATCTTCAGCACCGACTTGAAAGGCGAACCTATTGCCTTGTTCATTTGCCATAAGGCTCCCCCGAAAAACTCCTGCGGTTCCGCCTTCAATATATAACCGAGATCCACATAGTTTTCCGCCTCTCTCCCCAGATGAACCATTACTCTGTCGACAAATTCCGAATATTTTTCCTCCAGAAGCCCCGGAGGCACAATCCACCAAAGAGGCCTCTTCCCGGCGATAAATATCGCGGTTCGATAGAACTCGTCCTTGAAGAGCCTCCCCAACGCAGTCCCCACATTTTCCCGGTCCGTTTCTCCAAAGCGGTTTTCGCGAAACTCAACAAGATCGGAAATAAAGAAATGAACTTCCAGACCGTGTTCCCTCATCGCCCAATCTTCGATTGACGAAAGTTTTTTCTGAAAACTTTCCAGACAGCTCTCGGACAAACGGCTTTTGTCCACTATGACCACATAATCGAAATCCGATTTCTCCGTCTGCCCCACCGTCCCCAGACTGCCGACCAGCATAAGGGAGATAATTGCCGGCTCAGCTTCGCTTTTTACTAGCTCAACACCCTGGAAAAAGCGGTTGAACCCGGCCATGTGCGACTCCTTCGGCTCCCATGATGAGATGCCGCATATAGCGTCCTTGGGACATTCAAGCCCCTCAACATCGTTGAAGTTGAAAAACAGCAGAACCGGCACGGCTGAGAAAAGGCTCTGTTCGTCGTCATTGAAATTCGAAGAGGCATTGTATACTCTCTGGATGTTGTAAGAATCAAACGCGTGCCGCAAATCGGAAAATTTAGCGCTTGCATTACCAGGCTTCAAAAGCTACCTCCTATCCCGACCTGCCCAAATCGCCGAACCCTATTCTATTGCGCGATGGGTCGACTTGGAAATACTTCACCTGATTCCAAAACCAAAACATCGGCGCCATCCCGCGCTAATAACCTGTTATTCCGGAAAGCAGTTCGGCGAAAAAAAGAAGAATGGGAGTTCCCTGTCCGCCAACACATTATATCTTACAGCCTCCTCTTCAAGAGCGGAGATCCTCCCGCGCAGTTTTTCCCTTTCAGGTTCAAGCTTGCCTATCAGGAAATCGTTCAGCTCCGAAATACGCGCGCCGAGCTTTTTCTTGTCGGCTCCCTCCTGTTTTATCTCGAGAATCAGGCGTTCCTTTTCATCGTACACCTCTTCAGTATCCCCCGTCATTTCGAGATAATCCTCAGGGTGGAACCTCATCTCACGCTCTTGCTGCGTCAACTCACTTATTGCCGATGCCGGGTCTGTCAATCCTTCTACCTCCAGCGTGCATGAAGCGACTGCGAAGACCGGCGGCGTCATCCCGAAAAGGGAGCTGACAATTTCGTCTGTCACCTGATCGTATTTTGCTCCGCCGATGCCGTGCACGAACAGATCGCCTAGAAAGAGACGTTGCAACAATGAAAGGGCCACGGCTCTAGGCCATATTCTTATCCCCGCATCAAGGCATGCTTGTTTCAGTTTTTCAGGAGAGTCAATCTCCATCTCCCCGTTTGCATCAATATATATTTTTCCATCCCTGGCCTTTGCAAATAGCGGGCTTCTCTCCCCCCCTTCCACTTTCCAAAGGAGGGTTTCAATATTTCCATCCTTTGCCTGAAGGTCAGGAAACGGATTTGCAGCGGATCTCAACTGATGCGCTCTTCTGTAATTCGCCAGGGACGAATTGAACGCGACCCTAACCTCGGCTCCCTTTGCGATAAGATGATAGACAAAGATATGGAAATTGTCCGTCATGCAGATCTCCGAAAGCGGCAACTCGAACACCCCTGATGATAATTCGGGGCAGTACTCTCGCTTGAGCATCAGCATTACGTCACGCATCTTGCCGGGAAGATTTCCCGAGCGCTCCCCTATCACCTTTTCCAGGAATTTTTCCGCGAACTCAAAACGCCCTCCGGGAATCGTTGAAAGATCGTCGAAAGCCTCTTCAAGGAATTTGCCGAGCCTATCCTTATCCGTCTTCGCATCCGAGTAGAAAATCGCTTCATCGCCCAGCGGGAGCATCGAAAGTTTCCTGATCTTCGGCCTCTCCCTGAAGGAAGGGACCTTCGCGGAGAAACATCCAGATGGCTCGGTGTCCATCGAAATCCATAGCGGATTAAACAATTCCGACTGTCCGGCCAAGAGCCTGTATTTGTAATAAACACCTGCGTGAAACGGATATGGCTGATGGCCCGACAATAGAAGTGGTTTATCAGGGTAAAATACCGGGACTTCTACCCCAAGACCTTCCATATATTCCAGAGCCATGGCGAACACCTCGCTACGCCACGATTTTGCGTCGATGCCGAAAAAGTTTGAGGGAATTTTCTTGTTGTTCTCTTCCGCGATCTTTCTCCAGTCGCGGTGCGGCGGTTTACAAAATGTTTCGCCCCTGCCCGGAATGGAGATCATGGTATAAGGTGATCGAAAGAGCGGACACCTATCTCTTCGAGCTTAACAAACGGTTCGCCGAATCCAACCCCTGCGAGATACCCGAAGTATGCGGCCTGCGCCCTGAGCCTGTTTATTATTTCATCTCCGCGAGGCTTATCTCCAGAATAGAACTGCGACCTGTAAACCTTCACGGCCTCAAGCTTCTGCTCGATTGTTTCAGAGATATCAAATATCAGCGTTGGCTCTATCATTTTCTTAAGATGGATGCAGAGGTAAAAGAATATTCTGGGCGGATAAAAAGGTTCACCCTTCATATCGGTCTTCGTGTACTTTGCTATAAATCTGGCCGACTGCGCCAGACTGGAAGCCGCTACATGGTCCGGATGCGCGTCAAGATGATATGGCGCGAGAATAACGTCCGGCCTTATCTCCCTGTAAACTTCTGCCAGTTTCACCCTCGCCTCGTCACTGTCTTTCATCCACCTGTTTTGAAGACCGAGATTTATCCTTCTCTCAACTTTAAGAATAGCGTTTGATTCCATGGTTTCTTTCGCCCGAACCTCCGGCGAGCCATATGGTGTCGGCTCTCCGTTTGTTAAATCGCAGATTGTTACGCTATCCCCCTTTTTTATGAGAGAAGCGACCGTCCCACCGGCGCCTAGCTCTATATCGTCCGGGTGGGCGCCAACGGCGAGGATATTTGCCATCGATTCATCTCCCTTTCAAGTACCTTCATGTAAAAATCGAGCCTTCTATCGGGATCATCCATTTGCGCGCCGAAGGAGCGATTCAGATTTTTATAGATCCTCGCGATAGGGAACTCCCCAACCTTGAATCCAAGATGAAAAGCCTGTATCCAGAATTCTATCGGAAACGCATAGCCATGCTCCCGCAAGTCCATTTTTACGAGAGATTTCACCTTGTACCCCTTCATGCCGCAAAAACCGTCGGTCAGCTTGTAGCCGGTTATTCTGTTTACATTCTCCGTGATGACCCTGTTGATGCGATATCTGTCGGGAGGGGGCTCGTCATTATTCTCCATCACCTTCAGGTATCTTGAAGCGGAGAAAACATCCAAATCTCCCATATCCCTGAAGATCGTCGGTATATGATGAGGCTCGTGCTGCTCATCACAGTCGATGGTCACCACGCAGCTGTAACCATTTTCAGCCGCGTATGAAAAACCGTCTATGAGCGATTTACCATAGCCCATGTTGGTTTTATGTGAAAGAACGCGCACACCCTTGAGGTTCGCGATTATTTCGGAAGTCCCGTCGGTAGATCCGTCATTTATTATCAGGATATCGCCGTCATAATAGCGCTTGATCGTCCGTATGACATTGCTGATGTAAGGCTCTTCGTTGAATACAGGTATTATGACAATACGTTTATCCGTGCAATGCTGCGACATAGCTTTCCTGTATTGATAAATAAACCCGGCGTAAAATGTTAAATCGGCTAGGCGTCAAGGGTTAAGTTGGCATTTTCAACCAGTGTATCCAGGTTTAGAATCACCAGCAACGTTTCCCCAAGCCTTCCAACACCAACAATATATTCGGAATCAAGTTTTGTGGACGAAGGGGGAGGAGGGGAAATAATGTTCTTCGGAATGCTGAAGACCTCCGTGACCTCATCCACCTCAAACCCTACGAGACCGACTGTCGTATTAACGAGGACTATTCGAACCTCCTCAATGTCGATATCCTCTTCGGGAAAATGAAAACGCTCCCGCAATGAGATCACCGGCACTACCTTGCCGCGCAGATTGAGCACCCCCTTCACGAAGCTGAGCGACCGCGGGATCCTGGTAATATCCAGATTGCGGATTATCTCCTGAACGTTCATGATGTTTATGCCGTAAAGCTCATTGCCGAGCTTGAACCCTACGAGTTGAACCATTTCAACGCCGGAATCTTCCTTCTCAACTACCTCCGAATACTCATCTCCGAACAGCGGAATATCTTCAACACCTGACATTCCATCGTACTGGCCGCCACTCTCATCGTTATCAAACGGCGTCCACTCTTCGCTGTTTTCACCGGTCGACTTCGACCCTTTAGGGGAGGTCACACTCTGAGCATACTGTGAGTGATTC is a window of Nitrospinota bacterium DNA encoding:
- a CDS encoding glycosyltransferase family 2 protein produces the protein MSQHCTDKRIVIIPVFNEEPYISNVIRTIKRYYDGDILIINDGSTDGTSEIIANLKGVRVLSHKTNMGYGKSLIDGFSYAAENGYSCVVTIDCDEQHEPHHIPTIFRDMGDLDVFSASRYLKVMENNDEPPPDRYRINRVITENVNRITGYKLTDGFCGMKGYKVKSLVKMDLREHGYAFPIEFWIQAFHLGFKVGEFPIARIYKNLNRSFGAQMDDPDRRLDFYMKVLEREMNRWQISSPLAPTRTI
- the bshB1 gene encoding bacillithiol biosynthesis deacetylase BshB1, with protein sequence MANILAVGAHPDDIELGAGGTVASLIKKGDSVTICDLTNGEPTPYGSPEVRAKETMESNAILKVERRINLGLQNRWMKDSDEARVKLAEVYREIRPDVILAPYHLDAHPDHVAASSLAQSARFIAKYTKTDMKGEPFYPPRIFFYLCIHLKKMIEPTLIFDISETIEQKLEAVKVYRSQFYSGDKPRGDEIINRLRAQAAYFGYLAGVGFGEPFVKLEEIGVRSFDHLIP
- a CDS encoding chemotaxis protein CheW: MADKILGHNPLEVELDSIWKVPKMIPRIQEPNHSQYAQSVTSPKGSKSTGENSEEWTPFDNDESGGQYDGMSGVEDIPLFGDEYSEVVEKEDSGVEMVQLVGFKLGNELYGINIMNVQEIIRNLDITRIPRSLSFVKGVLNLRGKVVPVISLRERFHFPEEDIDIEEVRIVLVNTTVGLVGFEVDEVTEVFSIPKNIISPPPPSSTKLDSEYIVGVGRLGETLLVILNLDTLVENANLTLDA